Proteins encoded by one window of Sphingosinicella sp. BN140058:
- a CDS encoding isovaleryl-CoA dehydrogenase, giving the protein MADFGLDFALGEMADAIRETTARFAADRIAPLAARIDAEDWFPTELWPEMGALGLHGITVEEEYGGLGLGYLEHVVAQEEVARASASVGLSYGAHSNLCVNQIRRWGNAAQKQKYLPKLISGEHVGSLAMSEAGAGSDVVSMKLRAEKRGDRYVLNGTKFWITNAHYADTLVVYAKTGEGSRGITTFLIEKDMKGFSLGQKLDKMGMRGSPTGELVFDDCEVPEEQVMGPENGGVGVLMSGLDYERTVLAGIQLGIMQACLDVVLPYIRERKQFGQPIGSFQLMQAKVADMYVALNSARAYVYAVARACDAGKTTRFDAAGAILYASENAVRVSLEAIQALGGAGYTKDWPVERYMRDAKLLDIGAGTNEIRRMLIGRELIGAA; this is encoded by the coding sequence ATGGCCGATTTCGGGCTCGATTTCGCGCTCGGCGAGATGGCGGACGCCATCCGCGAGACCACCGCCCGGTTCGCCGCCGATCGCATTGCGCCGCTGGCCGCGCGCATCGACGCGGAGGACTGGTTTCCGACGGAACTCTGGCCCGAAATGGGTGCGCTCGGGCTGCACGGCATCACCGTGGAAGAGGAGTATGGCGGGCTCGGCCTGGGCTATCTCGAACATGTCGTCGCCCAGGAGGAAGTGGCCCGTGCCTCGGCCTCGGTCGGCCTGTCCTACGGCGCCCATTCGAACCTCTGCGTCAATCAGATCCGGCGCTGGGGCAATGCCGCGCAGAAGCAGAAATATCTGCCGAAGCTGATCAGCGGCGAGCATGTCGGCTCGCTCGCCATGTCGGAGGCGGGCGCGGGATCGGACGTCGTCTCGATGAAGCTGCGCGCCGAGAAACGCGGCGATCGCTACGTGCTGAATGGCACCAAATTCTGGATCACCAACGCCCATTACGCCGACACGCTCGTCGTCTACGCCAAGACCGGCGAAGGGTCGCGCGGAATCACCACCTTCCTCATTGAAAAGGACATGAAGGGCTTCTCGCTCGGCCAGAAGCTCGACAAGATGGGCATGCGCGGATCGCCGACCGGCGAGCTCGTCTTCGACGATTGCGAAGTGCCCGAAGAGCAGGTGATGGGGCCGGAAAATGGCGGCGTCGGCGTGCTGATGTCGGGCCTTGATTACGAGCGCACCGTGCTCGCCGGAATCCAGCTCGGCATCATGCAGGCGTGTCTCGACGTCGTCCTGCCCTACATCCGCGAGCGCAAGCAGTTCGGCCAGCCGATCGGATCCTTTCAGCTGATGCAGGCCAAGGTCGCCGACATGTATGTCGCGCTCAATTCGGCACGCGCCTATGTCTATGCGGTGGCGCGGGCCTGCGACGCCGGCAAGACGACGCGCTTCGACGCCGCCGGCGCGATCCTGTACGCGTCCGAAAATGCGGTGCGGGTGTCGCTGGAGGCGATCCAGGCGCTGGGCGGCGCCGGCTACACCAAGGACTGGCCGGTCGAGCGCTACATGCGCGATGCCAAATTGCTCGACATCGGCGCCGGCACCAACGAGATCCGGCGCATGCTGATCGGCCGCGAACTGATCGGCGCTGCATGA
- a CDS encoding acetyl-CoA C-acyltransferase encodes MSADPIVILSYARTPMGSFQGALAGASATELGAAAVGAAVNRAGVAHEAIEKIYMGCVLPAGLGQAPARQAALKAGLPTHIEATTVNKMCGSGMQAAIMAADTLAAGSADLIVAGGMESMTNAPYLMTKHRGGARIGHDKILDHMFFDGLEDAYEQGRLMGSFAEEAATEYQFTRAAQDDYAIASLSRAQKAQAEGWFAREIVAVEIAGRKGATIVADDEQPAKGDLSKIPSLKPAFSKDGTITAANASSISDGAAAMVITRQSVADRLGIAPVARIVAHAAHAHQPSRFTTAPVGAMTKALERAGWSIGDVDLFEVNEAFACVAMIAMRDLGIGHEIINVHGGATALGHPIGASGARVMATLLSALETHGQRHGLASLCIGGGEATAVAVELLD; translated from the coding sequence ATGAGCGCCGATCCGATCGTCATCCTGTCCTACGCCCGCACCCCGATGGGGAGCTTCCAGGGCGCGCTCGCCGGCGCCTCGGCCACCGAGCTCGGCGCCGCCGCCGTCGGCGCCGCGGTGAATCGCGCCGGCGTTGCGCACGAGGCGATCGAGAAGATCTACATGGGCTGCGTGCTGCCCGCCGGCCTCGGCCAGGCGCCGGCGCGGCAGGCGGCGCTGAAGGCCGGGCTGCCGACCCACATCGAGGCGACCACGGTCAACAAGATGTGCGGCTCGGGCATGCAGGCGGCGATCATGGCGGCGGACACGCTTGCCGCGGGCTCGGCCGACCTGATCGTCGCCGGCGGCATGGAGAGCATGACCAACGCGCCCTATCTGATGACCAAGCATCGCGGCGGCGCCCGCATCGGTCACGACAAGATCCTCGACCACATGTTCTTTGACGGGCTCGAGGACGCCTACGAACAGGGCCGGCTGATGGGCAGTTTCGCCGAGGAAGCGGCGACCGAATATCAGTTCACCCGCGCCGCCCAGGACGATTATGCGATCGCCTCCCTGAGCCGCGCCCAGAAGGCGCAGGCGGAAGGCTGGTTCGCCCGCGAGATCGTCGCGGTCGAGATTGCCGGCCGCAAGGGCGCGACCATCGTCGCCGACGACGAGCAGCCGGCCAAGGGCGATCTCTCCAAGATCCCGAGCCTCAAGCCGGCTTTCTCGAAAGACGGTACGATCACCGCCGCCAACGCCTCGTCCATCTCGGACGGCGCCGCAGCTATGGTGATCACGCGCCAGTCGGTCGCCGACCGGCTCGGCATCGCCCCGGTCGCGCGGATCGTCGCCCACGCCGCGCATGCCCACCAGCCCTCCCGCTTCACCACTGCCCCGGTCGGCGCGATGACCAAGGCGCTGGAGCGTGCCGGCTGGAGCATCGGCGACGTCGATCTGTTCGAGGTCAACGAAGCCTTCGCCTGCGTCGCGATGATCGCGATGCGCGATCTCGGCATCGGCCACGAAATCATCAACGTCCATGGCGGCGCCACCGCGCTCGGCCACCCGATCGGCGCCAGCGGCGCCCGGGTGATGGCGACCTTGCTCTCCGCGCTCGAGACCCACGGCCAAAGACACGGTCTCGCCAGCCTCTGCATCGGCGGCGGCGAAGCGACCGCGGTCGCCGTCGAGCTGCTCGACTAG
- a CDS encoding NUDIX domain-containing protein produces the protein MRRLLDLLYRVQKRMWRIFRPRTRGVKVMLIDRDGAILLIRNNYGRSDLWVLPGGGIRPFEAPEAAAGREVREELGCGLRGLSLRATLFSGAEGKRDTVFLFAAEAVGDPAPASLEVAEAGWFALDTLPQATSPATRRRIDEHFGRRAADGRW, from the coding sequence ATGCGGCGGTTGCTCGACCTTCTCTATCGCGTGCAGAAACGGATGTGGCGGATCTTCCGGCCGCGGACGCGGGGCGTGAAGGTGATGCTGATCGATCGGGATGGCGCGATCCTGCTGATCCGCAACAATTACGGCAGGTCGGATCTGTGGGTGCTGCCCGGCGGCGGCATACGGCCGTTCGAGGCGCCGGAGGCGGCGGCGGGGCGGGAGGTGCGGGAGGAGCTCGGCTGCGGGCTGCGCGGCCTCAGCCTCCGCGCCACTTTGTTCAGCGGCGCGGAAGGGAAAAGGGACACGGTGTTTCTGTTCGCGGCGGAAGCGGTGGGCGATCCGGCGCCGGCGAGTCTCGAAGTCGCCGAAGCCGGATGGTTCGCGCTGGACACGCTTCCGCAAGCGACCTCGCCGGCCACGCGCCGCCGCATCGACGAACATTTCGGCCGCCGCGCCGCAGACGGGCGCTGGTAG
- a CDS encoding M28 family peptidase, with translation MSKTARLLVLLCVLTTLIGIPVALTWWMTAVPGRSFAGALPPLTAPEREVAARLASHVRAVASEPHNVAHPQALERAARHIERALEAAGYRVGRQFFDVDGTAVRNIEAVIAPRSASAPTLVVGAHYDSWGDVAGANDNGSGTAAVLELARLLADRRGTSAMRIRFVLFVNEEPPFFRTPDMGSLVYAERLARSGERVVAMLSLETMGYYSDRQGSQHYPSPLDLLYPSTGNFIAFVGPTGARALVRASVADFRAAASFPSIGGTAPAAMQGIGWSDHWAFAQVGIPAAMVTDTAAFRYPYYHHEADTPDKVDYARLARVVAGLERVLRRWSSAPPAALAG, from the coding sequence ATGAGCAAGACGGCGAGACTGCTGGTGCTCCTTTGCGTCCTGACGACGCTGATCGGCATCCCCGTGGCATTGACGTGGTGGATGACGGCGGTCCCGGGACGTTCCTTCGCCGGCGCGTTGCCGCCGCTCACGGCCCCGGAGCGGGAGGTGGCTGCACGCCTCGCCAGTCACGTTCGCGCGGTCGCGAGCGAGCCGCACAATGTCGCACATCCGCAAGCCCTGGAACGTGCCGCGCGCCACATCGAACGGGCACTCGAGGCGGCGGGCTATCGCGTTGGGCGGCAATTCTTTGACGTGGACGGGACGGCGGTGCGCAACATCGAGGCGGTCATAGCGCCAAGAAGCGCGTCGGCGCCGACACTGGTCGTCGGGGCCCATTACGATTCCTGGGGCGACGTCGCCGGGGCCAACGACAATGGCAGCGGCACGGCGGCGGTGCTCGAACTCGCACGGCTGCTGGCGGATCGGCGCGGCACCTCGGCGATGCGCATCCGTTTCGTCCTGTTCGTCAACGAGGAGCCGCCCTTCTTCAGGACCCCGGACATGGGCAGCCTGGTCTATGCGGAACGACTGGCCCGAAGTGGAGAGCGCGTCGTTGCCATGCTGTCGCTCGAGACGATGGGCTATTATTCGGATCGGCAGGGCAGCCAGCATTATCCGTCGCCTCTCGACCTGCTCTATCCGTCGACCGGGAACTTCATCGCCTTCGTCGGACCCACCGGTGCGCGCGCGTTGGTGCGGGCGAGTGTTGCGGATTTTCGCGCCGCGGCATCCTTTCCGAGCATCGGCGGCACCGCCCCGGCCGCGATGCAGGGCATTGGCTGGTCCGATCATTGGGCCTTCGCGCAGGTGGGCATCCCCGCCGCCATGGTCACCGACACCGCCGCGTTCCGCTACCCTTATTATCACCATGAAGCGGATACGCCGGACAAGGTGGATTATGCGCGGCTTGCCCGCGTCGTTGCCGGCCTCGAGCGGGTGCTCCGCCGCTGGTCGTCGGCGCCGCCGGCCGCCTTGGCTGGATAG
- a CDS encoding LPXTG cell wall anchor domain-containing protein, whose translation MKHDPRPLRRAIPLLLAAAALPSAIAFAQEAQSTGDAPTVELAPPVTSAPVDVAPAAPVSRGATTAAPAADSEVDAASPSPPRPATRAPARTAARAQPAEPITVEPMAAEPTSAAATIAAPVTAPSPAATSDPLATTAASGTPEILPEPAPVATDRVAPPPTPQQAEGSVLPLVIVGLLAVAGLAFLLLRRRRRAEDTVYEDVYEEVHAAPAAPMPVADTIVIAPSAATAAAPIGVEATRRPWLDLQVRPVRAGVEGREAKVEFALDVANQGDAPARDVRVSTWMFPAGANQESEMERLLIARAHETEGGDLPPTTIDAGAGARIEATVALATGDIDSDAVLPVVVAEARYRLPDGSEGRTAATFAVGVPDGEELAHFDLEHPSGLHESVEARRLGEAERA comes from the coding sequence ATGAAACACGATCCGAGACCGCTTCGCCGCGCCATCCCGCTGCTCCTCGCAGCCGCCGCGCTCCCGTCCGCCATCGCCTTCGCGCAGGAGGCGCAAAGCACAGGAGACGCGCCGACGGTCGAGCTTGCGCCGCCGGTCACCAGCGCGCCGGTCGACGTCGCGCCGGCGGCGCCGGTCAGCCGCGGGGCGACGACCGCCGCGCCGGCGGCCGACTCCGAAGTCGACGCGGCGAGCCCTTCCCCGCCGCGCCCGGCCACCCGCGCGCCTGCGCGAACCGCAGCGCGGGCCCAGCCGGCAGAGCCCATCACGGTCGAGCCGATGGCAGCCGAGCCAACGTCGGCCGCCGCAACGATCGCCGCACCGGTGACGGCGCCCTCGCCCGCCGCGACTTCGGATCCGCTCGCCACCACAGCTGCTTCAGGAACACCCGAAATCCTTCCCGAGCCGGCGCCCGTCGCCACCGACAGGGTGGCGCCGCCCCCGACGCCGCAGCAGGCGGAGGGATCGGTCCTGCCGCTGGTGATCGTCGGCCTGCTTGCCGTTGCCGGCCTCGCCTTCCTGCTGCTGCGCCGTCGGCGCCGCGCCGAGGACACGGTCTACGAAGACGTCTATGAGGAGGTTCACGCCGCCCCCGCGGCGCCAATGCCGGTGGCCGACACGATCGTAATCGCGCCGAGCGCTGCTACCGCCGCCGCGCCGATCGGGGTGGAAGCGACGCGGCGCCCGTGGCTCGATCTGCAGGTCCGCCCGGTCCGCGCCGGGGTCGAAGGCCGTGAAGCCAAGGTCGAGTTCGCGCTCGACGTCGCCAACCAGGGCGATGCGCCCGCGCGCGACGTCCGTGTCTCGACCTGGATGTTTCCGGCCGGCGCCAACCAGGAGAGCGAAATGGAACGGCTGCTGATCGCGCGGGCGCACGAGACCGAAGGCGGAGATCTGCCGCCGACGACGATCGATGCGGGTGCCGGCGCCCGCATCGAAGCCACCGTCGCGCTCGCCACCGGCGACATCGACAGCGACGCGGTGCTGCCGGTGGTCGTCGCCGAAGCCCGCTACCGCCTCCCCGACGGCAGCGAAGGCCGCACCGCCGCGACCTTTGCGGTCGGCGTCCCCGACGGCGAGGAACTGGCGCATTTCGATCTCGAGCATCCCTCGGGCCTCCACGAGAGCGTCGAGGCGCGGCGTCTCGGGGAGGCCGAGAGGGCGTAA
- a CDS encoding outer membrane beta-barrel protein → MKKIAFIVGAAVLPFAIPAVAHAQETAKAHPYVGVQVGLHDLGIDTDEVDTGGFDIDDSGVIYGAYAGVDFDLGTSTVIGVEGNFNLGNGPIDSDYGIAGRVGFRAGSGTVIFARAGYQWVNISGAGLLGVDEDLIDDDDLDVDDTIGDYLVGVGADVAVGPKVGIRVAVDTISFDTLRPTIGAHVRF, encoded by the coding sequence ATGAAGAAAATCGCGTTTATCGTTGGCGCGGCAGTATTGCCGTTCGCCATTCCCGCCGTGGCCCATGCGCAGGAGACTGCGAAAGCTCATCCCTATGTCGGCGTGCAGGTTGGTCTTCACGACCTCGGCATCGACACCGATGAGGTCGACACGGGCGGGTTCGACATCGATGATTCGGGTGTGATCTACGGCGCCTATGCCGGCGTCGACTTCGATCTGGGCACCTCGACGGTGATCGGCGTCGAAGGCAACTTCAATCTCGGCAACGGCCCGATCGATTCCGATTATGGCATTGCCGGCCGCGTCGGCTTCCGCGCGGGAAGCGGCACGGTCATCTTCGCTCGTGCCGGCTATCAGTGGGTGAACATCAGCGGAGCGGGCCTGCTCGGCGTCGACGAGGATCTGATCGACGACGATGATCTGGATGTCGACGACACGATCGGCGATTATCTCGTCGGAGTCGGCGCCGACGTTGCGGTCGGCCCGAAGGTCGGCATTCGCGTGGCCGTCGATACGATTTCGTTCGACACCCTCCGCCCGACGATCGGAGCGCACGTCCGCTTCTGA
- a CDS encoding S41 family peptidase encodes MAHNFQQTSSEKSVRGLLGRRNLVTTHLGKLLSAALLLLANTEMAAAQTNGSAALQADLRLALDTIKREHPDLAHSLAPATLEREAAKVRAQLDHPMDQAEAWATMAQINPILADGHLFIGLPDWRGQAAEAIRHGTGFFPFEVRIDAGGYPVVVSKLGGAATPLAGRRILRIDGRDARVVAAALLARAHGDTTSFRQALLGQRWWLFHAKLYGTPANYDLVLGGFPRHRVFAAGHARPQILQRDASFERLFACRIDAGRTAHLTVGSFFWDDKARFFQFTRNCFAWMKSASVDRLVIDVRTNGGGDDDMWKDGILRYIATRPYKQGSRYLKREATGAVGAGTIESATLPVDDEPLRFSGEVKVLIGPLTYSSAVLFANVVRDYGFGTLSGTGGAARTRQSGGVRTMTLPNTGLILSYPRFVLDPPAGGSAPKLLQPTAANDLMTVRRERGCRNRACFGSGSLRGR; translated from the coding sequence ATGGCCCATAATTTTCAACAAACTTCCTCGGAGAAGAGCGTCCGAGGGCTGCTTGGAAGGCGAAACTTGGTGACAACGCATCTCGGAAAACTCCTATCAGCCGCGCTGTTGCTGCTTGCCAATACCGAAATGGCCGCAGCGCAGACGAACGGTTCGGCCGCCTTGCAGGCGGACCTGCGGCTGGCGCTAGACACGATCAAACGCGAGCATCCCGATCTTGCCCACTCACTCGCCCCGGCGACGCTCGAACGAGAAGCCGCCAAGGTGCGCGCGCAGCTTGATCATCCAATGGACCAGGCGGAGGCCTGGGCAACGATGGCACAGATCAACCCGATCCTCGCGGACGGTCATCTGTTCATCGGTCTGCCCGACTGGCGGGGGCAAGCCGCAGAGGCGATCCGGCATGGAACAGGCTTCTTTCCTTTCGAGGTCCGGATCGATGCCGGAGGTTACCCCGTCGTCGTCTCGAAGCTCGGCGGTGCGGCGACGCCGCTCGCGGGTCGTCGCATCTTGCGCATCGACGGCCGTGACGCCCGTGTGGTCGCGGCAGCGCTCCTCGCGAGAGCGCACGGGGATACGACGTCTTTTCGCCAGGCTCTGCTTGGCCAACGGTGGTGGCTCTTCCACGCGAAGCTTTATGGAACGCCGGCCAACTACGATCTGGTGCTTGGCGGATTTCCCAGGCACCGGGTTTTCGCGGCCGGGCACGCGCGTCCGCAGATTCTCCAGCGGGATGCCAGCTTTGAACGGCTGTTCGCGTGCCGTATCGACGCGGGGCGAACGGCGCACCTGACGGTCGGCTCGTTCTTCTGGGACGACAAGGCGCGCTTCTTTCAATTTACCCGCAATTGCTTTGCGTGGATGAAGAGCGCTTCAGTCGATCGCCTCGTGATCGATGTCAGAACCAACGGTGGAGGTGATGATGACATGTGGAAGGATGGGATCCTCCGCTACATCGCCACCCGGCCCTACAAGCAGGGCTCCAGATACCTGAAGCGAGAGGCGACCGGCGCAGTGGGCGCGGGCACGATTGAGAGCGCGACCCTGCCGGTCGATGACGAACCACTCCGCTTTTCCGGCGAGGTGAAGGTCCTGATCGGACCACTCACCTACTCGTCCGCCGTGCTCTTCGCCAACGTGGTGCGGGATTATGGCTTCGGGACACTCTCAGGGACCGGAGGGGCTGCGCGTACCCGGCAGTCGGGTGGAGTGCGGACCATGACGCTTCCCAACACCGGACTGATCCTCTCCTATCCTCGCTTCGTGCTCGACCCTCCTGCCGGCGGAAGCGCACCGAAGCTCCTTCAGCCAACTGCTGCCAATGATTTGATGACTGTAAGACGCGAACGCGGCTGCCGGAACCGTGCCTGTTTCGGATCGGGAAGCTTGCGCGGGAGATGA
- a CDS encoding helix-turn-helix domain-containing protein, protein MDDRHDRRVVRNRAQVRLLASPVRQEVVDTLAALGGEAGVASLAEQLGRPADGLYYHLRALVAGGLVEEVPSENGERRFRLAGDGAGPLRLSYDLGPEGNAAELRAFVHGLLQIANRDFETALGRSDTIVAGPARRLWASRNKGWLDAADVVEVNALLARLGELTSQPRVNGRDHLVSLAFVLAPTDARPKRRKPRTSKAKQTR, encoded by the coding sequence ATGGATGATCGTCATGATCGGCGCGTGGTCCGAAACCGGGCGCAGGTCCGACTCCTCGCCTCGCCCGTGCGACAGGAAGTGGTTGATACACTTGCCGCCCTTGGTGGCGAGGCGGGTGTGGCGAGCCTGGCGGAACAGCTTGGACGGCCTGCAGACGGCCTCTATTATCATCTGCGCGCCCTCGTAGCGGGCGGTCTGGTGGAGGAAGTGCCGAGCGAAAATGGCGAGCGTCGCTTCCGGCTAGCGGGTGACGGTGCTGGCCCGCTTCGGCTTTCCTACGATCTCGGCCCCGAAGGAAATGCGGCGGAGTTGCGCGCGTTCGTCCACGGACTGTTGCAGATTGCCAATCGCGACTTCGAGACCGCGCTTGGCAGGAGCGACACAATTGTCGCCGGCCCGGCGCGACGGCTCTGGGCCTCACGCAACAAGGGCTGGCTCGATGCGGCGGATGTCGTTGAGGTCAACGCTCTTCTTGCTCGCCTCGGTGAACTGACAAGCCAGCCGAGGGTGAACGGGCGCGACCACCTCGTGAGTCTCGCCTTCGTACTCGCGCCGACCGACGCACGCCCGAAGAGGCGCAAGCCGCGAACATCCAAGGCAAAGCAAACCCGCTAG
- a CDS encoding class I SAM-dependent methyltransferase — protein MTIQISRLATAPADHLAALGIPDHRDYGDSTAGETIAEDIRLAELVAYAFDRTSTYRQLVGVYEALRVRRMAGEACGAAEVDEIVASSRHKAEPLQPEDTVHGHAILDKAELYLADGGFELHRGGTILENGASHGKYLHGFSANFDRVIAIDFCLRFLVLAKKLCQEAGLENVDLICASVERLPIASASIDFVHSNNVIEHVTNKAAMISEAHRVLAEEGTLFLLSPNHFSAYREPHFGLPFWGFIPERLRRAYADGAIKAVTGFGAEDVTLVSLGQLKRLVAPAFGAVPIRFIPRGLRSTVVSGRIRGSIVRALNSPLGGLTDLLINRLLLGIMPYHVAVCRKPRARPEA, from the coding sequence ATGACGATCCAGATCTCCCGCCTCGCCACCGCGCCCGCCGATCACCTTGCCGCTCTCGGCATCCCGGATCACCGCGACTACGGTGACAGCACTGCCGGGGAAACGATCGCCGAAGACATCCGCCTGGCAGAGCTCGTAGCCTACGCCTTCGACCGCACCAGCACCTATCGTCAGCTCGTCGGCGTCTACGAGGCACTGCGGGTTCGAAGGATGGCAGGTGAGGCCTGTGGCGCTGCAGAGGTCGACGAGATCGTGGCGAGCAGCCGACACAAGGCGGAGCCGTTGCAGCCGGAGGATACGGTTCACGGACACGCTATTCTCGACAAGGCTGAACTTTACCTGGCGGACGGCGGGTTCGAATTGCATCGCGGTGGAACGATCCTGGAGAACGGCGCCAGTCACGGAAAATATCTCCACGGTTTCTCGGCGAATTTCGATCGGGTGATCGCAATAGACTTCTGCCTGCGCTTCCTCGTGCTCGCCAAGAAGCTGTGCCAGGAGGCGGGCCTTGAGAATGTGGACTTGATCTGCGCAAGCGTCGAGCGGCTCCCGATCGCGTCGGCCTCGATCGATTTCGTCCACTCGAACAACGTCATCGAGCATGTGACCAATAAGGCTGCGATGATCAGCGAGGCGCATCGGGTCCTCGCCGAAGAGGGAACGCTCTTCCTACTCTCGCCGAACCACTTCTCGGCCTATCGGGAGCCGCACTTCGGGTTACCCTTCTGGGGCTTCATTCCCGAAAGACTGCGGAGGGCCTATGCCGACGGAGCCATCAAGGCCGTGACCGGATTCGGAGCAGAGGACGTTACGCTGGTCTCCCTTGGACAGCTCAAGCGTCTGGTGGCCCCTGCGTTCGGCGCCGTGCCGATCCGCTTCATTCCGCGAGGACTGCGATCCACGGTGGTTAGCGGCAGGATCCGCGGTTCGATCGTGCGCGCGCTCAACTCACCGCTCGGCGGCTTGACTGACCTCCTCATCAATCGGCTCTTGCTCGGGATCATGCCTTACCATGTGGCCGTGTGCCGAAAGCCACGTGCGCGACCTGAAGCGTAA
- a CDS encoding DUF4269 domain-containing protein — protein MAARLEQDRSGEIMGRASYRDAVDRAAILSVLSEFDPHIAGTPPLDLDVPTSDIDILCHAPDPCRFAAAVWKAFGSRPDFRMWQWIGADRPVLATFEAHEWQFEIFGQATPVAEQAGWRHLVIERRLLALGGERLASAVMAFRRNGLKTEPAFAAALKLGGDPYQVLLDMGDWTDESLSASIGRAIA, from the coding sequence ATGGCGGCGCGTCTGGAACAGGATCGGAGCGGGGAGATAATGGGCAGAGCCAGCTATCGCGACGCTGTCGATCGCGCGGCTATCCTTTCCGTTCTGTCGGAGTTCGACCCACATATCGCTGGCACACCGCCGCTGGACCTCGATGTACCGACAAGTGACATAGACATCCTCTGCCATGCCCCCGATCCCTGCCGCTTTGCGGCAGCAGTTTGGAAGGCGTTCGGATCGCGTCCGGATTTCAGAATGTGGCAATGGATTGGAGCCGATCGACCCGTCCTGGCGACTTTCGAGGCGCATGAGTGGCAGTTCGAGATCTTCGGACAGGCAACGCCCGTCGCCGAACAGGCGGGTTGGCGGCACCTCGTCATCGAACGGCGCTTGCTCGCTCTCGGTGGTGAGCGCCTTGCCTCTGCCGTGATGGCATTCAGGCGCAATGGCCTGAAAACCGAACCAGCTTTCGCGGCTGCGTTGAAGCTGGGCGGCGACCCATACCAGGTCTTGCTGGACATGGGTGACTGGACTGACGAGTCCTTATCGGCGTCGATCGGTCGCGCCATCGCATGA
- a CDS encoding SRPBCC family protein translates to MADLITARTLRFQRELAAPIDTVWRYLIDPELRARWFMGGPTEARVGGPIGMTMAHDNLSDEPVPFPERYAPYNGRSWSETITRMEPPHLLAFTWDNGDNGEVVIELSAAGDGRTRLTLTHSGIRSPAEARNFGGGWGAHLAVLEKRLAGEHVASFWTLHADAEARAARAIGD, encoded by the coding sequence ATGGCTGACCTGATCACCGCGCGCACGCTGCGCTTCCAACGCGAGCTTGCCGCCCCGATCGATACCGTATGGCGCTACCTGATCGACCCGGAGCTTCGTGCGCGCTGGTTCATGGGCGGGCCGACCGAGGCCCGCGTTGGCGGCCCGATCGGCATGACGATGGCGCACGACAACCTCTCCGACGAGCCGGTGCCGTTCCCGGAGCGCTACGCCCCCTACAACGGCAGAAGCTGGTCGGAGACGATCACGCGGATGGAGCCGCCGCACCTGCTCGCCTTCACCTGGGATAATGGCGACAATGGCGAAGTCGTGATCGAGCTGAGCGCTGCCGGCGATGGCCGCACGCGCCTGACGCTCACCCACAGCGGTATTCGCAGCCCGGCGGAAGCGAGGAACTTCGGCGGCGGCTGGGGCGCGCATCTGGCCGTGCTGGAAAAGCGGCTCGCGGGCGAGCACGTCGCCAGCTTCTGGACGCTCCATGCCGACGCGGAAGCGAGGGCGGCCAGGGCGATCGGTGACTGA
- a CDS encoding VOC family protein — MTQATPFLMFQGGTAEAALSFYAETVPDSRIESIERFGADGPGPEGTILRAVAVIAGQRVMAHDSFITHGFDFTPSWSIFLDCRDRAEFDRLFDLLSSGGAVLMPADDYGWSARFAWVSDRFGISWQLNLERGHG; from the coding sequence ATGACCCAGGCGACACCCTTTCTGATGTTCCAGGGCGGCACGGCGGAGGCGGCGCTCAGCTTCTACGCCGAAACGGTACCGGACAGCCGGATCGAAAGCATCGAGCGGTTCGGCGCCGACGGTCCTGGGCCGGAGGGCACGATCCTGCGCGCAGTCGCGGTGATCGCCGGACAGCGGGTAATGGCGCATGACAGCTTCATCACTCACGGGTTCGACTTCACGCCGTCCTGGTCCATCTTCCTCGATTGTCGCGATCGCGCCGAGTTCGACCGGCTGTTCGATTTACTCTCGAGCGGCGGCGCTGTCCTCATGCCCGCCGATGATTACGGCTGGAGTGCGCGCTTTGCTTGGGTGAGCGACCGCTTCGGTATATCCTGGCAACTCAATCTGGAGCGCGGCCATGGCTGA
- a CDS encoding helix-turn-helix transcriptional regulator — translation MVERLDATFHALSDPTRRGMLATLALGEKSVGELAEPYAMSFAGASKHVKVLESAGLVARRRVGRTQLCSLLPAPLAEADRWLKQWEQFWTTRLDRLETLIAQEHRE, via the coding sequence ATGGTTGAACGACTCGACGCGACATTTCACGCGCTTTCCGACCCCACGCGCCGCGGCATGCTGGCCACGCTTGCCTTAGGCGAGAAGTCGGTCGGCGAACTGGCCGAACCCTATGCGATGAGCTTCGCCGGCGCCTCCAAGCATGTGAAAGTGCTGGAAAGCGCCGGGCTAGTGGCGCGTCGACGGGTCGGACGCACGCAACTTTGCAGTCTCCTCCCGGCGCCGCTGGCCGAGGCCGACCGATGGCTGAAGCAGTGGGAGCAATTCTGGACCACGCGCCTGGACCGTCTCGAAACCCTCATCGCGCAGGAGCATCGCGAATGA